TTTTCCTCAATAAATCAAATAATTCGGGTAGATCATCAGGTGTTTTTCTTTGACCTTCTGACCTATGATCTCCCTTAATTCATCAATATTCTCTCTCTGAGTAGCGCTTATAAAAACCGTCGCAAACTGATTTTTATTAAGATAACTCGACTTCAATTGCTCCAGGGATGCCTTTATAACCTCTGCCTCACTTATTTTCTCTCCATCAAGCTCACTTTGCTCGACTTCTGGATGATATTGATCTATTTTATTGAATACAAGTATTACAGGCTTATCAGCTGCTTTGATATCAGCCAGGGTAGCATTTACAACTTCAATATGTTCTTCAAATGATGGATGGCTAATATCCACTACATGAATCAATATATCCGCTTCCCTTACTTCATCCAATGTTGATTTAAAACTCTCAATCAGCGTTGTCGGCAATTTTCTTATAAAACCTACTGTATCAGACAGCAAATATGGAATATTCAGATAATTGATCTTTCTGACAGTCGCATCAACGGTTGCAAAAAGCTTGTTTTCAGCAAATACATCAGATTTGGAAAGCAGATTCATAAGGGTTGATTTACCGACATTGGTATATCCTACCAATGCAACCCTTACAATATCCGTTCTGGATTTTCTCTGAGTGGCATTTTGCATGTCAATCTTTTTCAGCTTCTCTTTCAGAAGCGTAATCTGGTCACGAATAACCCGCTTATCGGTTTCAATTTCTTTCTCTCCAGATCCCCCCCTGGTTCCGGTACCTCCTCTTTGTCTTTCAAGGTGTGTCCACATTCTTGTAAGACGAGGGAGCAGGTATTGATAACGGGCGAGCTCAACCTGAGTTCTGGCCTGAGCAGTCTGTGCCCTGTTCATGAAGATTTCAAGAATAAGCAGACTGCGATCATATATTCTTACCTTAAGCTCATTCTCAAGGTTTTTTAATTGAGAAGGAGAAAGGTCATCATCAAAAATAACCCTGTTTACAGAATGAGCGGTCACATATGCCTGTATCTCTTCGAGCTTTCCTTTACCTATAAAAGTACGACGATCAGGATGGTCTACCTTTTGGGTAAACCATGCAAGTGTCTCTACCCCAGCAGTGCTGGCAAGAAATGCCAGTTCTTCAAGGTATTCCTTAGCCCTGTCCTGAGGTTGTCTTTTATGAATAAGCGCTACAAGTATCGCTGTTTCTACTGCCTTTTTTGTCTCTTGTCCTGTATTTGTTTTCATCACGTAAAAGCAACAATATTTTTTTGCATCTTATTCACAGTAAAGAGAAAACTATTTCTTCAGTGTATTAATATAAAGAACCAGATTATCTATTTCCTGTTCAGACAATCTGCCTTCATAGCCGGCCATCACACCTCTTCCCTTTAGAATCATTTCTTTTTTCTGAGCATCAGAAAGCTGGGAAGCGGTAAGATCTTTTGCACCTGCAAGGCCTTGTTTCCCATCTATACCATGACATCTTGAACATTCCTGCTCATATATTGCTTTCGCATTGCTTAGAGCATTGTCAGCATTTTCCTGAATTATTCCTTCAGATGCTGATGAAGATTCATCAGATACAGCTGCCGGAACTTCGATTTTCTGCTTTGTCAGTGTTATGCTTTTTGTAAGTGCAATACCTAACACGTAAAAGAAGCCCAATAAAGCAATTACGGTTAAAGCTTTGTTTTTCTTTTTAAGACCAACAATTCCTAAAGGAATACAGGCCAGCACAATTACAATTTTAGCAATAATATAAGGTTGAGTATTTTTCGTTGCGTAAAGTAGATATCCTCCTGTGATCAGGATAAGTGCACCCATAATCATCTCCAAAACCTTGGTCTTTTCCCTTATTTTGTCGAGTTGCTCGTATCTATTTAACAGTAAAAGAACCGTTTTAATAATAAATGTAATCAAGAAGATTACCACCACAAGATTATGTGTGTGCAAAAAGCCTTTGGTCATAAAATTATATTTGTTTCAACCCAAAATTAATTTTTAGTTTGTAAAAAATCTAATTTATATAGGTAACGGTATAATGAAAATTGCTATTTCTGTCAATTCTAGCTGGAACATTTTCAATTTCCGATTGGGACTTGCCAGACATTTAATGAATTGCGGATTTGAAGTATATGCAATTTCTCCGGAAGATGAATTTTCTCCAGAACTTATCAGTGCAGGCCTTGGATATTTTCCAGTCAACGTTCAGAGCAAAGGCAGCAGCATGTTCCATGACATCCGATACATGCTGAAGCTCAGGTCAATCTATAGAAGAATTAAACCTGATCTCATCTTACACTATACGATTAAGCCCAATATTTATGGAACCCTAGCTGCTGCAAGCCTTGGAATTCCTGTGATTAATAATGTATCCGGGCTTGGAACTGTTTTTTTACATGATAATTTTTCCACAAAAATTGCCAAAGCGCTTTACAGACTGGCATTCAAATTTCCCCAGAAGGTATTTTTTCAGAATGAAGATGATAGAAGCTTATTCGTCAGAAAAAATCTGATTGCTTTCAATAAAACTGCTTTGATCCCCGGATCTGGCGTTGATACAGAAAAATTTCGCCCCAATGAAAGAAAGAGTTTTAAGAAAGGAGATCCTTTTAGGTTTTTGCTTGTTGCAAGGCTGCTCTATGATAAGGGAATTATCGAATACATAAAAGCAATAGAGTTAATCAGGTCAAGAACAGATGCTGTATTTATGCTTGCCGGGAGTCTTGATGAAGAAACAAAGCTTGGAATTCCCGCTTCTCAGCTGGAAGACTGGATAAACAAGGGCTTAATTGAATACAAAGGTTTTGAAAAGAATTCTCTCAAATTGTACCATGAAGCAGATTGTGTAGTCTTGCCAAGTTATAGAGAAGGCACTTCCAAAAGCCTGCTTGAAGCTGCATCGTGTGGAATACCGATAGTTACGACTGATGTGCCAGGTTGCAGGGAAGTTGTTGAAGACGGGATTAATGGATTTTTGTGCAAAGTCAAAGACCCAAAGGACCTGGGAATGAAAATGGAAGCCTTGTACAACTTGCCGGAAGAAGCATATTCAAAAATGTCTATTAAATCGCGGGAAAAAGCTCAAAAGCAATTTGATGAAAAAATAGTTATTAAAACTTATGAAACTTCAATTAGGCAAATTTTAGAAGAGAAAATTGCTCAAAAACTATAATTTAAGAGAAAATAATACATTTCCTCTTTCATTTACCCTTATTTCAAATTTGCAGTTAAAAATAGTTGAAAATCTTTACTAAATTTGATCATATGCACTTTAGAGAATCTTACATTAAAGATCTTTTTGAAATAACTCCAAGAGTATTCAAAGACGACAGGGGTTTCTTTTTTGAATCCTATAATTCAAAAGTTTTTAAAGACAATGGACTAGACCTCACATTCGTTCAGGATAACCAGTCTTATTCTATTCCTGGGGTTGTAAGAGGGCTTCATTTTCAGAATGCACCATATGCTCAGGGCAAACTCGTAAGAGTAATAAAGGGTAAAGTTCTGGATGTTGCTGTAGACCTGAGGAAAGATTCTCCTACATTCGGTAAATATGATACCTTCATCCTGGATGCTGAAAAATGCAATATGG
This window of the Sporocytophaga myxococcoides genome carries:
- the hflX gene encoding GTPase HflX yields the protein MKTNTGQETKKAVETAILVALIHKRQPQDRAKEYLEELAFLASTAGVETLAWFTQKVDHPDRRTFIGKGKLEEIQAYVTAHSVNRVIFDDDLSPSQLKNLENELKVRIYDRSLLILEIFMNRAQTAQARTQVELARYQYLLPRLTRMWTHLERQRGGTGTRGGSGEKEIETDKRVIRDQITLLKEKLKKIDMQNATQRKSRTDIVRVALVGYTNVGKSTLMNLLSKSDVFAENKLFATVDATVRKINYLNIPYLLSDTVGFIRKLPTTLIESFKSTLDEVREADILIHVVDISHPSFEEHIEVVNATLADIKAADKPVILVFNKIDQYHPEVEQSELDGEKISEAEVIKASLEQLKSSYLNKNQFATVFISATQRENIDELREIIGQKVKEKHLMIYPNYLIY
- a CDS encoding SirB2 family protein is translated as MTKGFLHTHNLVVVIFLITFIIKTVLLLLNRYEQLDKIREKTKVLEMIMGALILITGGYLLYATKNTQPYIIAKIVIVLACIPLGIVGLKKKNKALTVIALLGFFYVLGIALTKSITLTKQKIEVPAAVSDESSSASEGIIQENADNALSNAKAIYEQECSRCHGIDGKQGLAGAKDLTASQLSDAQKKEMILKGRGVMAGYEGRLSEQEIDNLVLYINTLKK
- a CDS encoding glycosyltransferase family 4 protein produces the protein MKIAISVNSSWNIFNFRLGLARHLMNCGFEVYAISPEDEFSPELISAGLGYFPVNVQSKGSSMFHDIRYMLKLRSIYRRIKPDLILHYTIKPNIYGTLAAASLGIPVINNVSGLGTVFLHDNFSTKIAKALYRLAFKFPQKVFFQNEDDRSLFVRKNLIAFNKTALIPGSGVDTEKFRPNERKSFKKGDPFRFLLVARLLYDKGIIEYIKAIELIRSRTDAVFMLAGSLDEETKLGIPASQLEDWINKGLIEYKGFEKNSLKLYHEADCVVLPSYREGTSKSLLEAASCGIPIVTTDVPGCREVVEDGINGFLCKVKDPKDLGMKMEALYNLPEEAYSKMSIKSREKAQKQFDEKIVIKTYETSIRQILEEKIAQKL
- the rfbC gene encoding dTDP-4-dehydrorhamnose 3,5-epimerase; translated protein: MHFRESYIKDLFEITPRVFKDDRGFFFESYNSKVFKDNGLDLTFVQDNQSYSIPGVVRGLHFQNAPYAQGKLVRVIKGKVLDVAVDLRKDSPTFGKYDTFILDAEKCNMVYVPEGFAHGFSALEESIVFYKCTNLYHKESESGIVWNDPTLNIDWMVKNPLVSDKDQILKPLKELFSLSSL